In the genome of Myroides phaeus, one region contains:
- a CDS encoding DUF6252 family protein has product MRKVLGILLLAVGFFSCENESTTSDPGIQAMANNEEFTTGVKFETWRPQYNRASVNQDNILSLVAETDSTRFVLRVPYTLFSSDSKEKLYLGDVGKLGKQEGIEGLAGYAQYYLLDNNDRKVLGKYVTQDSNKEITDVGIVVFDSEEKQVPGTISGTFYANLKKIEMSDEDKSKLTPAQKIRVEKLRDKKSFHDGVFFRIKLEAAK; this is encoded by the coding sequence ATGAGAAAGGTTTTAGGGATATTATTGTTAGCAGTTGGATTTTTTTCTTGTGAAAATGAATCAACTACAAGCGATCCAGGTATACAAGCAATGGCAAATAATGAAGAGTTTACAACAGGAGTGAAGTTTGAAACTTGGAGGCCACAATATAATAGAGCAAGCGTTAATCAAGATAATATACTAAGTTTAGTGGCAGAAACAGATTCAACAAGATTTGTACTTCGTGTGCCTTATACTTTATTTAGTAGTGATTCTAAAGAGAAGTTATACTTGGGTGATGTTGGAAAACTTGGAAAACAAGAAGGAATCGAAGGTTTAGCTGGTTATGCTCAATATTATCTTTTAGATAATAATGATAGAAAAGTTTTAGGGAAATATGTTACTCAAGATAGTAATAAAGAAATTACAGATGTTGGAATAGTTGTTTTTGATTCTGAAGAGAAGCAAGTTCCTGGTACTATCTCTGGTACTTTCTATGCTAATTTAAAGAAGATTGAAATGTCTGATGAGGATAAAAGTAAATTAACTCCTGCTCAAAAGATAAGAGTGGAGAAGTTGAGAGATAAAAAGTCATTTCACGATGGAGTATTTTTCAGAATTAAGCTTGAGGCTGCAAAATAA
- a CDS encoding 30S ribosomal protein S16, which translates to MSVKIRLQRHGKKGKPFYWVVAADARAKRDGKYLQKIGTYNPNTNPATVDINVDAAVQWLFNGAQPTDTARTLLSYKGVMLKHHLQGGVRKGALTQEQADAKFTAWLEEKENKINAKKEGLSSSKAADKATRLAAEKEVNAKRAAAAAEAKAAAEAATAEAAVEATEENNEETQA; encoded by the coding sequence ATGTCTGTAAAAATTAGATTACAAAGACACGGTAAAAAAGGGAAACCTTTTTACTGGGTAGTAGCTGCTGATGCACGCGCGAAAAGAGATGGTAAATACTTACAAAAAATTGGTACTTACAATCCTAACACTAACCCTGCAACTGTAGATATCAATGTTGATGCTGCTGTTCAATGGTTATTCAACGGTGCTCAACCAACAGATACTGCAAGAACTTTACTTTCTTACAAAGGAGTTATGTTGAAACATCACTTACAAGGTGGAGTTAGAAAAGGTGCGCTTACTCAAGAGCAAGCTGACGCTAAATTTACTGCTTGGTTAGAAGAGAAAGAAAACAAAATCAACGCTAAGAAAGAAGGATTATCTTCTTCTAAAGCTGCTGACAAAGCAACAAGATTAGCTGCAGAGAAAGAAGTAAACGCTAAACGCGCTGCTGCTGCTGCTGAAGCTAAAGCTGCTGCTGAGGCTGCAACTGCTGAAGCTGCTGTTGAAGCAACTGAAGAAAACAACGAAGAAACTCAAGCATAA
- the rimM gene encoding ribosome maturation factor RimM (Essential for efficient processing of 16S rRNA), translating into MRKKDCFYLGKIAKKFSFKGEVLAYLDTDEPELYQNLESVFVDFDGQLIPFFIKEASLHKSDFLRVKFEDCNSEEDADQLINSELYLPLSMLPKLEGNKFYYHEITGFDVEDTKLGNVGKLIRVNDSNYQALFEIDHFGTQVLVPMIDQFIKLVDRENKKLVLNIPDGLLDLYLNK; encoded by the coding sequence ATGCGTAAAAAAGATTGTTTCTATTTAGGCAAAATCGCGAAAAAATTTAGCTTCAAAGGGGAGGTTCTGGCATACCTGGATACCGATGAACCAGAGTTATATCAAAATTTGGAATCAGTTTTCGTCGACTTCGACGGACAACTGATTCCTTTTTTTATTAAAGAAGCTTCATTGCATAAAAGCGATTTTTTAAGAGTTAAATTTGAAGACTGTAATTCTGAAGAGGATGCAGATCAATTAATTAATTCTGAACTATATCTTCCTCTTTCAATGTTGCCAAAACTTGAAGGAAATAAGTTTTACTACCACGAAATTACAGGGTTTGATGTAGAAGATACTAAGCTTGGTAATGTAGGAAAACTTATTAGAGTTAACGATAGTAACTATCAAGCTCTTTTTGAAATAGATCACTTCGGAACTCAAGTTTTAGTTCCTATGATTGATCAGTTCATCAAACTTGTTGATCGTGAGAATAAGAAATTAGTACTTAATATCCCTGATGGATTATTAGACTTATATTTGAATAAATAA